A single genomic interval of Homo sapiens chromosome 7, GRCh38.p14 Primary Assembly harbors:
- the CTAGE15 gene encoding cTAGE family member 15, producing MEEPGATPQPYLGLVLEELRRVVAALPESMRPDENPYGFPSELVVCAAVIGFFVVLLFLWRSFRSVRSRLYVGREQKLGATLSGLIEEKCKLLEKFSLIQKEYEGYEVESSLEDASFEKAAAEEARSLEATCEKLNRSNSELEDEILCLEKDLKEEKSKHSQQDELMADISKSIQSLEDESKSLKSQIAEAKIICKTFKMSEERRAIAIKDALNENSQLQTSHKQLFQQEAEVWKGQVSELNKQKITFEDSKVHAEQVLNDKENHIKTLTGHLPMMKDQAAVLEEDTTDDDNLELEVNSQWENGANLDDPLKGALKKLIHAAKLNVSLKSLEGERNHIIIQLSEVDKTKEELTEHIKNLQTQQASLQSENIYFESENQKLQQKLKIMTEFYQENEMKLYRKLTVEENYRIEEEEKLSRVEEKLSRATEQLETYRKLAKDLEEELERTVHFYQKQVISYEKRGHDNWLAARTAERNLSDLRKENAHNKQKLTETELKFELLEKDPNALDVSNTAFGREHAPNGPAPLGQRSSETRAFLSPQTLLEDPLGLSPVLPEGGGRGPRGPGNPLDHQITNERGEPSCDRLTDPHRAPSDTGSLSSPVEQDCKMMFPPPGQSYPDSALPPQREDRFYSNSERLSGSAEPRSFKMTSLDKMDGSMPSEMESSRNDAKDDLGNLNVPDSSLPAENEATGPGFIPPPLAPVRGPLFPVDTRGPFMRRGPPFPPPPPGTMFGASRGYFPPRDFPGPPHAPFAMRNIYPPRGLPPYFHPRPGFYPNPAF from the coding sequence ATGGAGGAGCCCGGTGCTACCCCTCAGCCCTACCTGGGGCTGGTCCTGGAGGAGCTACGCAGAGTTGTGGCAGCACTACCTGAGAGTATGAGACCAGATGAGAATCCTTATGGTTTTCCATCGGAACTGGTGGTATGTGCAGCTGTtattggattttttgttgttctcctttttttgtgGAGAAGTTTTAGATCGGTTAGGAGTCGGCTTTACGTGGGAAGAGAGCAAAAACTTGGTGCAACGCTTTCTGGActaattgaagaaaaatgtaaactacTTGAAAAGTTTAGCCTTATTCAAAAAGAGTATGAAGGCTATGAAGTAGAGTCATCTTTAGAGGATGCCAGCTTTGAGAAGGCGGCAGCAGAAGAAGCACGAAGTTTGGAGGCAACCTGTGAAAAGCTGAACAGGTCCAATTCTGAACTTGAGGATGAAATCCTCTGTCTagaaaaagacttaaaagaagagaaatctaaacatTCTCAACAAGATGAATTGATGGCGGATATTTCAAAAAGTATACAGTCTCTAGAAGATGAGTCAAAATCCCTCAAATCACAAATAGCTGAAGCCAAAATCATCTGCAAGACATTTAAAATGAGTGAAGAACGACGGGCTATAGCAATAAAAGATGCTTTGAATGAAAATTCTCAACTTCAGACAAGCCATAAACAGCTTTTTCAGCAAGAAGCTGAAGTATGGAAAGGACAAGTGAGTGAacttaataaacagaaaataacatttgaagaCTCCAAAGTACACGCAGAACAAGTTctgaatgataaagaaaatcaCATCAAGACCCTGACTGGACACTTGCCAATGATGAAAGATCAGGCTGCTGTGCTTGAAGAAGACACAACGGATGATGATAACCTGGAATTAGAAGTGAACAGTCAATGGGAAAATGGTGCTAACTTAGATGATCCTCTGAAAGGAGCTTTGAAGAAACTGATTCATGCTGCtaagttaaatgtttctttaaaaagcttagaaggagaaagaaaccacATTATTATTCAGTTATCTGAAGTGGACAAAACAAAGGAAGAGCTTACAGAGCATATTAAAAATCTTCAGACTCAACAAGCATCTTTGCAAtcagaaaacatatattttgaaagtgaGAATCAGAAGCTTCAACagaaacttaaaataatgactgaattctatcaagaaaatgaaatgaaactctACAGGAAATTAACAGTGGAGGAAAATTACCGaatagaggaagaagagaagcttTCTAGAGTGGAAGAAAAGCTCAGCCGTGCCACTGAACAGCTGGAGACCTATAGAAAGCTAGCCAAAGATCTTGAAGAAGAATTGGAGAGAACTGTTCATTTTTATCAAAAGCAGGTTATTTCCTACGAGAAAAGAGGACATGATAATTGGTTGGCAGCTCGGACTGCTGAAAGAAACCTCAgtgatttaaggaaagaaaatgctcacaacaaacaaaaattaactgaaacaGAGTTGAAATTTGAACTTTTAGAAAAAGATCCTAATGCACTTGATGTTTCAAATACAGCATTTGGCAGAGAGCATGCCCCGAATGGTCCCGCACCATTGGGTCAGCGTTCATCTGAAACGAGAGCTTTTCTCTCTCCTCAAACTTTGTTGGAGGATCCACTGGGACTCTCACCTGTGCTTccggagggaggaggaagaggcccaAGAGGCCCAGGGAATCCCCTGGACCATCAGATTACCAATGAAAGAGGAGAACCAAGCTGTGACAGGTTAACCGATCCTCACAGGGCTCCTTCTGACACTGGGTCCCTGTCATCTCCGGTGGAACAGGACTGTAAGATGATGTTTCCTCCACCAGGACAATCATATCCTGATTCAGCTCTTCCTCCTCAAAGGGAAGACAGATTTTATTCTAATTCTGAAAGACTGTCTGGATCAGCAGAACCCAGAAGTTTTAAAATGACTTCTTTGGATAAAATGGATGGGTCAATGCCTTCAGAAATGGAATCCAGTAGAAATGATGCCAAAGATGATCTTGGTAATTTAAATGTGCCTGATTCATCTCTCCCTGCTGAAAATGAAGCAACTGGCCCTGGCTTTATTCCTCCACCTCTTGCTCCAGTCAGAGGACCATTGTTTCCAGTGGATACAAGGGGCCCGTTCATGAGAAGAGGACCTCCtttccccccacctcctccaggaaccaTGTTTGGAGCTTCTCGAGGTTATTTTCCACCAAGGGATTTCCCAGGTCCACCACATGCTCCATTTGCAATGAGAAACATCTACCCACCGAGGGGTTTACCTCCTTACTTTCACCCGAGACCTGGATTTTACCCCAACCCCGCATTCTGA